Proteins encoded together in one Impatiens glandulifera chromosome 1, dImpGla2.1, whole genome shotgun sequence window:
- the LOC124916068 gene encoding pentatricopeptide repeat-containing protein At2g30100, chloroplastic — MASAYGFYSLASLGWTYTLSSTRYRMLTIQSCSRIPIAASNNQNSVFIAANPSKISKIRDSRVFNSVELDRFLTSNDEDEMGEGFFEAIEELERMTREPSDVLEEMNERLSARELQLVLVYFSQEGRDSWCALEVFEWLKKENRVDKETMELMVSLMCDWVKKLIEGKKEVAEVVDLLVDMDCVGLKPGFSMIEKVISLYWDYEKKDMAVCFVEEILKRGIVSSDDAQRKGGPVGYLAWKMMTAGDYRGAVNFVVQHKGGEVYSYLIGMTAVVKELNEFAKALRKLKGFNKAGIIAELNQQNIDLIEQYKSDLLASGLHLSKLVLQEGSPSLEGMVHERLLAMYICAGRGLLAEKQLWEMKISGKEADSDLYDIVLAICASQQETTAIGRLMSRMEVTSYLGKKKSLSWLLRGYLKGGHFLEAADTVMKMIDSGLNPEFLDRAAVLQEMRKRINQAGYSDKYLKLCKRLSDANLTGPCLVYTYIKKHKLWIIKTL; from the exons ATGGCCTCAGCTTATGGATTTTATTCTCTCGCTAGCCTTGGGTGGACCTACACTCTCTCATCCACGCGTTATCGGATGCTGACAATCCAATCTTGTTCGAGAATCCCAATTGCAGCTTCAAACAATCAAAACTCCGTCTTTATTGCGGCAAACCCTAGTAAGATTTCGAAAATTCGAGATTCCAGAGTGTTCAATTCGGTCGAATTGGACAGATTCTTGACGAGCAACGACGAGGATGAAATGGGTGAAGGATTTTTCGAGGCAATTGAGGAATTAGAACGGATGACTCGGGAACCGTCGGACGTTCTTGAAGAAATGAACGAGCGACTCTCCGCTAGAGAATTGCAGTTGGTTCTTGTCTATTTCTCTCAAGAAGGAAGAGATTCTTGGTGCGCTTTGGAGGTTTTCGAATGGCTGAAGAAGGAGAATCGGGTGGATAAAGAGACAATGGAGCTGATGGTTTCTCTGATGTGCGATTGGGTTAAGAAGCTGATTGAAGGGAAGAAGGAAGTAGCTGAAGTTGTTGATCTTCTTGTTGATATGGATTGCGTTGGATTGAAACCAGGTTTCAGTATGATTGAGAAGGTGATATCTCTGTACTGGGATTACGAGAAGAAGGACATGGCTGTTTGCTTCGTGGAGGAGATTCTAAAGAGAGGGATTGTTTCCTCTGATGATGCTCAACGGAAAGGTGGCCCGGTTGGTTACCTTGCTTGGAAGATGATG ACAGCAGGTGACTATCGGGGCGCAGTTAACTTTGTTGTTCAACACAAAGGAGGAGAGGTTTACAGTTACCTGATCGGAATGACAGCAGTTGTCAAAGAGCTAAACGAATTCGCAAAAGCTTTGCGAAAGTTAAAAGGTTTCAACAAGGCTGGAATAATTGCAGAGCTAAATCAACAAAACATAGACCTAATCGAACAGTACAAATCGGATCTTCTGGCAAGCGGTTTACACTTGTCTAAACTAGTTCTCCAAGAGGGAAGCCCGTCTCTAGAAGGAATGGTGCACGAGAGGCTACTCGCCATGTATATTTGTGCAGGCCGTGGATTGTTAGCAGAAAAACAATTATGGGAAATGAAGATTTCTGGGAAAGAGGCAGACTCAGATCTTTACGATATTGTGTTAGCCATCTGCGCATCTCAACAAGAGACAACTGCAATTGGGCGGTTGATGTCTAGAATGGAAGTAACAAGTTATTTGGGGAAGAAGAAGAGTTTATCGTGGTTATTGAGAGGTTACTTAAAAGGGGGGCATTTTCTTGAAGCTGCGGATACTGTTATGAAAATGATTGACAGCGGATTGAACCCGGAGTTTCTTGATAGGGCTGCTGTCCTGCAGGAAATGAGGAAGAGAATTAACCAAGCGGGTTATTCCGACAAGTATCTGAAGCTGTGTAAGCGACTATCGGATGCAAATCTAACTGGACCGTGTTTGGTTTACACGTATATAAAGAAACACAAGCTGTGGATAATAAAGACACTTTGA